In Topomyia yanbarensis strain Yona2022 chromosome 2, ASM3024719v1, whole genome shotgun sequence, one DNA window encodes the following:
- the LOC131685126 gene encoding tyrosine-protein phosphatase non-receptor type 21 has protein sequence MPFKLKLKKSRHYNVMSKSLFVISVDHLDSSTKIDCTLSSESTGQECLENVCQRISIQQPEFFGLRYEVKGSTTGEMRWVDLDRPISRQLEKFSANMKVLYLRVMYYVLSGVSLIHDEGTRNYYFLQLKHDVVEGRINCDPKQAVILANYSRQAEYGNHQDRHTVDYLKTLLSFPREMIQADLLETLTEEVIHQAFELHNVTQGAAESLYISACQQLDGYGQETFGAKDDNGADVTLGISVSGIIVASDANKFYPWRDIKNVLNHKKYFNIECSDANENVRFTVCDSTTGSYIWRLCALQHRFFARYEKNQTQVSQLNLNLFQNENINDSRDDLLSESQYQISSAAMGHLMGSANWQSNNELAAHSSIWNNTGQSAGMMVESQPSPLAASSTNIGSVGNLNNNNLMNVNANVMQSRSSLQTSALDINLNSTSSVPLEYSNHGSNWAINPAGSNASLVNRAQSSSCLDLSNNNNSQDRERLKALLPTYRPAPDYETAIQQKYRNSSNDVRLSNGNLLHLSASQMLSQDPGHITGSQPDVSYYNQSMQHQPTVHQQPYPDVTHHTTTHMIGPHYSDASDYGLTHRFKMMRLVKPPPPYPANRLSSTSTPDLASHRALLGFRGAHVSGSSPDLVSTRPPVNHHHAQFMHMSQNNQIFYPGAHQLRHSQNIVPHGTYENLNFVEPNKAGMLPATQGGNLIYYVPREVEHLLITEGTQYHNGAIGIGPKPHLNRSSQHINGSIEPIYENVPLPWKNENESLGEIRNRTSSVQSAPGKSRHNQESQQAVAQQPPTFSVPEKLPPVPHPQPTPEVTNHVLVAHHESFTVPPSPTHPQHQITLPPPIATIPEPINRSHSTNMLDSSTFSNYTLDTTSSVAPSSASNQNHHHHHHISHGSTHNDSGISSITASSHVGSHNISTSTSTSTASVKETKRRKIWDILGGRSRNSADKQKSATLGREKDRKNKTAATGGSGSGGSANSSINDAGQLKHRWSTGMPRQQPLPANISKEKLCSLLETKLADPQLYCEFERIPKRVDNAKYDCALAEENKNKNFDPNFLPYDNNRVRLTPTRDNRMGYVNASHITSTVGNKQRFYIVAESPNDAYTTNVFWQCVWEADVYLLVQLSNELSYIPQTSERCLEYGQYQVWREFSQETDRCTTSKLRVYHTQSRRYRSVWHISYSEWGDQNCPRDVGHFLGFLEELNSVRLASVAEVPPSHNTNPPVLIHCNEGGGRTGVTLVADLLMYTLDHNQDLDIPRLIGQIRQQRDNIIPSLAQYKFIHALLIHYSRQTRLI, from the exons GCCGGAGTTCTTTGGACTTCGGTACGAGGTCAAAGGTAGTACCACTGGCGAGATGCGTTGGGTCGACTTGGATCGACCGATCAGTCGACAATTGGAGAAGTTCTCTGCCAATATGAAGGTGCTGTACCTACGGGTCATGTATTACGTGTTATCCGGGGTGAGTTTGATCCACGATGAGGGCACTAGGAATTATTACTTTCTTCAGCTGAAGCACGATGTGGTGGAAGGTCGAATCAACTGTGATCCGAAGCAAGCAGTTATACTCGCTAACTACAGCCGACAGGCAGAATATGGAAATCACCAGGATCGACATACGGTGGATTACCTGAAAACTCTGCTATCATTCCCGAGGGAGATGATCCAGGCGGATTTGCTAGAAACTTTAACCGAGGAGGTGATTCATCAAGCGTTTGAATTACACAACGTGACCCAGGGAGCGGCGGAGAGCTTGTACATTTCCGCCTGTCAACAGTTGGATGGTTATGGACAAGAAACGTTCGGTGCCAAAGACGATAACGGGGCTGACGTTACCCTGGGAATCTCGGTTTCTGGCATCATCGTGGCAAGCGATGCGAATAAATTCTATCCCTGGCGTGATATTAAAAATGTGCTAAATCATAAAAAGTATTTTAATATTGAGTGTTCGGACGCGAACGAAAACGTTAGGTTCACGGTTTGCGATTCGACGACCGGATCCTACATCTGGAGGTTGTGTGCATTGCAGCATCGGTTTTTTGCGAGGTACGAAAAGAACCAGACGCAGGTGAGTCAGTTGAATCTGAATTTATTTCAGAATGAAAACATCAACGACAGTCGGGACGATCTGCTAAGTGAGAGTCAATATCAAATTTCGTCGGCTGCGATGGGACACTTGATGGGCTCAGCAAACTGGCAGAGCAATAACGAGCTGGCAGCTCATTCTAGTATCTGGAATAATACTGGACAATCAGCAGGAATGATGGTAGAGTCTCAACCCTCACCCCTCGCTGCATCGAGCACGAATATCGGTAGTGTAGGTAATTTGAACAACAATAATCTTATGAATGTCAATGCCAACGTCATGCAGTCACGATCGTCACTGCAGACCTCCGCTTTAGATATCAATCTAAACTCGACCTCTTCGGTGCCATTGGAATATTCGAATCACGGTTCAAACTGGGCCATTAATCCAGCTGGTTCGAACGCTTCTCTTGTCAACCGTGCGCAGAGTTCATCGTGTCTGGACCTGAGCAATAATAACAACAGTCAAGACCGGGAACGTCTGAAAGCACTACTGCCAACATATCGGCCAGCTCCGGATTACGAAACTGCCATACAACAAAAGTATAGAAACAGCTCCAACGATGTCCGCTTGAGTAATGGTAATCTATTACATTTGTCTGCATCTCAAATGTTGTCCCAAGATCCAGGACATATAACCGGCAGTCAGCCAGACGTGTCGTACTATAATCAATCGATGCAGCATCAACCCACTGTTCATCAGCAGCCTTACCCGGATGTGACTCATCACACCACTACGCATATGATCGGCCCGCACTACTCGGATGCATCCGATTATGGTCTAACACATAGATTCAAAATGATGAGATTAGTCAAACCACCGCCACCCTATCCTGCGAACCGACTCAGTTCGACATCTACTCCGGACTTAGCTTCGCATCGTGCCCTACTCGGTTTTCGGGGCGCTCATGTGTCCGGATCTAGTCCCGATTTGGTTTCAACCCGTCCACCAGTGAACCACCACCACGCTCAATTCATGCATATGTCTCAGAATAACCAAATCTTTTATCCCGGTGCGCATCAACTACGGCACTCGCAGAATATAGTCCCCCATGGAACCTACGAGAATCTAAACTTTGTCGAACCCAACAAGGCAGGTATGCTACCTGCAACTCAGGGTGGTAATCTGATCTATTACGTGCCTCGAGAAGTGGAACACCTTCTGATAACCGAAGGAACACAATACCATAATGGAGCGATCGGCATTGGACCGAAACCTCATCTCAATCGCTCTTCCCAGCATATCAACGGATCTATCGAACCTATTTACGAAAACGTTCCACTACCTTGGAAAAACGAAAACGAATCCCTCGGTGAAATACGCAACCGAACGTCTAGTGTCCAATCAGCTCCTGGAAAAAGTCGACACAACCAGGAGTCACAGCAGGCAGTCGCACAACAACCGCCAACATTTTCCGTCCCAGAAAAACTCCCACCCGTCCCACATCCACAACCTACCCCAGAGGTGACCAATCACGTGCTTGTTGCACATCACGAATCATTCACGGTTCCACCGAGTCCAACTCATCCGCAACACCAGATTACTCTACCTCCTCCTATAGCAACTATCCCGGAACCTATCAACCGATCACACTCAACCAACATGCTCGACTCATCCACCTTTTCTAACTACACACTGGACACGACCAGCTCTGTGGCGCCTAGTTCCGCAAGCAATCagaaccaccaccaccaccaccatatATCGCACGGAAGCACCCACAACGATTCCGGCATCAGCTCAATTACCGCCTCATCGCACGTTGGAAGCCATAATATTAGCACATCAACGTCGACCTCAACCGCGTCGGTCAAGGAAACGAAGCGAAGAAAGATCTGGGATATTTTGGGTGGTCGATCGCGGAATTCGGCCGACAAACAGAAGAGTGCCACACTGGGAAGGGAAAAGGATCGAAAAAACAAAACGGCCGCAACCGGTGGATCCGGCAGTGGCGGTAGTGCCAACAGCTCCATCAACGATGCTGGCCAATTGAAGCATCGCTGGTCGACGGGAATGCCGCGGCAACAACCACTGCCCGCCAACATTAGCAAGGAGAAGCTG TGCTCGCTGCTGGAAACAAAACTGGCCGATCCACAGCTGTACTGCGAATTCGAACGGATACCGAAGCGAGTGGATAATGCCAAATACGACTGCGCCCTGGCGGAGGAAAATAAGAATAAAAATTTCGATCCCAACTTTCTGCCATACGACAACAATCGGGTTCGATTGACACCGACGCGGGATAATCGGATGGGATATGTGAATGCGTCGCATATTACG AGCACTGTTGGCAACAAGCAACGGTTCTACATCGTAGCGGAGAGTCCGAACGATGCTTACACAACCAATGTTTTCTGGCAGTGTGTTTGGGAGGCGGATGTGTACCTGCTGGTTCAACTATCCAACGAGCTAAGCTATATTCCGCAGACAAGTGAACGCTGTTTAGAGTACGGCCAG TATCAAGTCTGGCGCGAGTTCTCCCAGGAAACGGATAGATGTACAACATCAAAGCTGCGAGTGTATCACACACAATCTAGACGGTACAGATCGGTTTGGCACATTTCCTACAGCGAATGGGGTGATCAAAACTGCCCTCGCGATGTTGGTCATTTCTTAG gATTCTTAGAGGAACTGAACTCCGTACGGTTAGCATCGGTAGCGGAGGTACCTCCCTCACACAATACCAACCCACCGGTTTTGATTCATTGTAACGAAGGCGGTGGTCGAACAGGAGTTACTTTGGTTGCCGATTTGCTCATGTACACGCTGGATCATAATCAG gacttagataTTCCTCGCCTAATAGGACAGATCCGGCAACAGCGGGACAACATTATACCATCACTAGCACAATACAAATTTATTCATGCGTTGCTCATCCACTATTCAAGGCAGACGCGGCTCATTTAA
- the LOC131685128 gene encoding ATP-dependent zinc metalloprotease YME1L isoform X1 translates to MFTVNTHQHQLLFHLSQFTPRHSNIAFKKQHKHPSPNQQPGKEASYLAQQDYVPRLKQSLVQFYVDSFRQSVEQPLAVPLSKPDAASLFELKLPRRIERSLLKHFSNIRVVASDREEVPWSLKLTPKVRKGKGNREQQETVVFNGQAIQKIVRNLLAQPSGIALVQQRGFKTVRSISAEMKRNPGLFTRVKDTLAAPAPPPISHKYEPVPFNAQTITPQQYSEPFNKLLSDVNDPTIPDDHKQRLKIAFAEGYLTATHPDHANRSGKAMRYLKVLQQLLIIVVFIGIFVSLFVSTNGSVFSRIQIGNQVEVDPEDISVTFEDVKGCDEAKQELKEVVEFLKNPDKFSNLGGKLPKGVLLVGPPGTGKTLLARAVAGEAGVPFFHAAGPEFDEVLVGQGARRVRDLFKAAKERAPCVIFIDEIDSVGAKRTNSVLHPYANQTINQLLSEMDGFQQNEGVIVLGATNRRDDLDQALLRPGRFDVEVVVPTPDFTGRKEILTHYLSKILSKEINVDQLARGTTGFTGADIENMVNQAALRAAIDGAEVVSMKHLENARDKVLMGPERKSRLPDEEANKITAYHEGGHAIVAYYTKESHPLHKVTIMPRGPSLGHTAYIPEKERYHVTKQQLLAMMDTMMGGRAAEELIFGADKITSGASSDLKQATSIASHMVRDWGMSDKVGLRTIETSKGFGAPSEMLSPSTVEGVDNEIKKILSDSYERAKAILKQHAKEHKALAEALLKYETLDAEDIKAILGGEKLPTEEHRLG, encoded by the exons ATGTTTACAGTAAACACACATCAGCAC CAACTGCTGTTTCATCTATCACAGTTTACTCCGCGACACAGCAATATCGCATTCAAGAAACAACACAAACATCCGTCTCCTAATCAGCAACCGGGAAAGGAAGCCTCCTACTTGGCACAGCAAGACTATGTTCCCCGGCTGAAGCAATCGCTGGTTCAATTCTACGTAGATAGCTTCCGGCAATCGGTTGAACAACCGTTGGCAGTCCCCCTGTCGAAACCGGATGCAGCCAGCCTGTTTGAACTGAAACTACCTCGTCGGATTGAGCGTAGCTTGCTGAAGCACTTTAGTAACATTCGCGTAGTGGCCAGTGACCGTGAAGAGGTTCCATGGAGTTTAAAACTCACACCTAAGGTTCGCAAGGGAAAGGGTAACAGGGAGCAACAGGAAACGGTGGTCTTCAATGGACAAGCGATTCAAAAAATCGTGCGAAATTTGCTTGCGCAACCGAGCGGGATTGCGCTCGTGCAACAGCGAGGCTTCAAAACTGTACGGTCAATCAGTGCCGAGATGAAGCGAAATCCCGGTCTTTTTACCAGAGTGAAGGACACACTGG CTGCCCCAGCTCCGCCCCCCATATCTCATAAATATGAGCCAGTACCGTTCAACGCACAGACCATTACACCTCAGCAATACAGCGAACCATTCAACAAATTGCTAAGTGACGTGAATGATCCTACAATACCGGACGATCATAAGCAACGACTGAAGATTGCTTTTGCCGAGGGTTATCTAACTGCCACGCATCCTGATCATGCTAACCGTTCTGGAAAAGCTATGCGCTACCTCAAGGTTCTCCAACAGCTGCTGATTATCGTCGTGTTCATCGGAATCTTTGTTAGTCTGTTCGTTTCGACCAACGGGTCCGTTTTTAG TAGAATACAAATCGGCAACCAGGTCGAGGTGGACCCTGAAGACATATCCGTAACGTTCGAAGATGTCAAGGGTTGCGACGAAGCGAAGCAGGAACTGAAAGAGGTTGTTGAGTTCCTTAAGAACCCGGATAAGTTTAGCAACCTAGGCGGTAAGCTACCCAAAGGAGTGTTGCTAGTGGGGCCACCTGGTACTGGAAAGACGTTACTGGCTAGAGCAGTAGCCGGTGAAGCTGGAGTTCCATTTTTTCACGCTGCAGGACCAGAGTTTGATGAAGTACTTGTCGGTCAAGGCGCTCGTAGAGTGAGGGATTTGTTCA AGGCTGCTAAGGAGCGAGCACCGTGTGTAATTTTTATTGACGAAATCGATTCCGTTGGCGCAAAGCGTACCAATTCCGTGCTGCATCCCTATGCTAATCAAACCATCAATCAGTTGCTATCCGAGATGGATGGATTCCAGCAGAACGAGGGTGTTATTGTTTTGGGGGCTACAAATCGACGGGATGATCTGGATCAAGCGCTCCTTAGGCCGggtcgtttcgacgtcgaagttGTCGTTCCAACGCCGGATTTCACCGGACGGAAAGAGATACTTACCCACTATCTGAGCAAGATTTTAAGCAAGGAAATCAACGTTGATCAATTGGCGCGGGGTACAACCGGTTTTACTGGCGCCGACATCGAAAATATGGTTAATCAAGCTGCTCTAAG AGCCGCTATCGACGGGGCAGAAGTGGTTTCTATGAAGCATCTGGAGAATGCCAGAGATAAGGTACTTATGGGACCGGAGCGTAAATCTCGCCTGCCGGATGAGGAAGCGAATAAGATTACGGCGTACCATGAGGGCGGACATGCAATTGTAGCTTATTATACAAAG GAGTCGCATCCTTTGCACAAAGTGACAATCATGCCACGAGGTCCATCACTTGGCCATACTGCTTATATTCCGGAGAAGGAACGCTATCATGTCACCAAGCAGCAACTTTTGGCCATGATGGATACCATGATGGGAGGTAGAGCAGCAGAGGAATTGATTTTCGGAGCAGACAAAATTACCTCCG GAGCTAGCAGCGATCTGAAGCAGGCCACATCGATCGCTTCGCATATGGTCCGTGACTGGGGCATGTCCGATAAGGTAGGCCTACGTACCATCGAAACGTCCAAAGGGTTCGGAGCCCCCTCAGAAATGCTTTCGCCGTCAACAGTGGAAGGCGTGGATAACGAGATCAAGAAAATTCTCAGTGACAGCTATGAACGGGCAAAAGCAATTCTTAAACAGCATGCCAAAGAACATAAGGCACTGGCAGAAGCGTTGCTTAAGTACGAAACGCTTGACGCAGAGGACATCAAAGCCATTTTGGGTGGGGAGAAGTTGCCCACAGAAGAACATCGATTGGGTTGA
- the LOC131685128 gene encoding ATP-dependent zinc metalloprotease YME1L isoform X2 has protein sequence MFTVNTHQHQLLFHLSQFTPRHSNIAFKKQHKHPSPNQQPGKEASYLAQQDYVPRLKQSLVQFYVDSFRQSVEQPLAVPLSKPDAASLFELKLPRRIERSLLKHFSNIRVVASDREEVPWSLKLTPKVRKGKGNREQQETVVFNGQAIQKIVRNLLAQPSGIALVQQRGFKTVRSISAEMKRNPGLFTRVKDTLAAPAPPPISHKYEPVPFNAQTITPQQYSEPFNKLLSDVNDPTIPDDHKQRLKIAFAEGYLTATHPDHANRSGKAMRYLKVLQQLLIIVVFIGIFVSLFVSTNGSVFRIQIGNQVEVDPEDISVTFEDVKGCDEAKQELKEVVEFLKNPDKFSNLGGKLPKGVLLVGPPGTGKTLLARAVAGEAGVPFFHAAGPEFDEVLVGQGARRVRDLFKAAKERAPCVIFIDEIDSVGAKRTNSVLHPYANQTINQLLSEMDGFQQNEGVIVLGATNRRDDLDQALLRPGRFDVEVVVPTPDFTGRKEILTHYLSKILSKEINVDQLARGTTGFTGADIENMVNQAALRAAIDGAEVVSMKHLENARDKVLMGPERKSRLPDEEANKITAYHEGGHAIVAYYTKESHPLHKVTIMPRGPSLGHTAYIPEKERYHVTKQQLLAMMDTMMGGRAAEELIFGADKITSGASSDLKQATSIASHMVRDWGMSDKVGLRTIETSKGFGAPSEMLSPSTVEGVDNEIKKILSDSYERAKAILKQHAKEHKALAEALLKYETLDAEDIKAILGGEKLPTEEHRLG, from the exons ATGTTTACAGTAAACACACATCAGCAC CAACTGCTGTTTCATCTATCACAGTTTACTCCGCGACACAGCAATATCGCATTCAAGAAACAACACAAACATCCGTCTCCTAATCAGCAACCGGGAAAGGAAGCCTCCTACTTGGCACAGCAAGACTATGTTCCCCGGCTGAAGCAATCGCTGGTTCAATTCTACGTAGATAGCTTCCGGCAATCGGTTGAACAACCGTTGGCAGTCCCCCTGTCGAAACCGGATGCAGCCAGCCTGTTTGAACTGAAACTACCTCGTCGGATTGAGCGTAGCTTGCTGAAGCACTTTAGTAACATTCGCGTAGTGGCCAGTGACCGTGAAGAGGTTCCATGGAGTTTAAAACTCACACCTAAGGTTCGCAAGGGAAAGGGTAACAGGGAGCAACAGGAAACGGTGGTCTTCAATGGACAAGCGATTCAAAAAATCGTGCGAAATTTGCTTGCGCAACCGAGCGGGATTGCGCTCGTGCAACAGCGAGGCTTCAAAACTGTACGGTCAATCAGTGCCGAGATGAAGCGAAATCCCGGTCTTTTTACCAGAGTGAAGGACACACTGG CTGCCCCAGCTCCGCCCCCCATATCTCATAAATATGAGCCAGTACCGTTCAACGCACAGACCATTACACCTCAGCAATACAGCGAACCATTCAACAAATTGCTAAGTGACGTGAATGATCCTACAATACCGGACGATCATAAGCAACGACTGAAGATTGCTTTTGCCGAGGGTTATCTAACTGCCACGCATCCTGATCATGCTAACCGTTCTGGAAAAGCTATGCGCTACCTCAAGGTTCTCCAACAGCTGCTGATTATCGTCGTGTTCATCGGAATCTTTGTTAGTCTGTTCGTTTCGACCAACGGGTCCGTTTTTAG AATACAAATCGGCAACCAGGTCGAGGTGGACCCTGAAGACATATCCGTAACGTTCGAAGATGTCAAGGGTTGCGACGAAGCGAAGCAGGAACTGAAAGAGGTTGTTGAGTTCCTTAAGAACCCGGATAAGTTTAGCAACCTAGGCGGTAAGCTACCCAAAGGAGTGTTGCTAGTGGGGCCACCTGGTACTGGAAAGACGTTACTGGCTAGAGCAGTAGCCGGTGAAGCTGGAGTTCCATTTTTTCACGCTGCAGGACCAGAGTTTGATGAAGTACTTGTCGGTCAAGGCGCTCGTAGAGTGAGGGATTTGTTCA AGGCTGCTAAGGAGCGAGCACCGTGTGTAATTTTTATTGACGAAATCGATTCCGTTGGCGCAAAGCGTACCAATTCCGTGCTGCATCCCTATGCTAATCAAACCATCAATCAGTTGCTATCCGAGATGGATGGATTCCAGCAGAACGAGGGTGTTATTGTTTTGGGGGCTACAAATCGACGGGATGATCTGGATCAAGCGCTCCTTAGGCCGggtcgtttcgacgtcgaagttGTCGTTCCAACGCCGGATTTCACCGGACGGAAAGAGATACTTACCCACTATCTGAGCAAGATTTTAAGCAAGGAAATCAACGTTGATCAATTGGCGCGGGGTACAACCGGTTTTACTGGCGCCGACATCGAAAATATGGTTAATCAAGCTGCTCTAAG AGCCGCTATCGACGGGGCAGAAGTGGTTTCTATGAAGCATCTGGAGAATGCCAGAGATAAGGTACTTATGGGACCGGAGCGTAAATCTCGCCTGCCGGATGAGGAAGCGAATAAGATTACGGCGTACCATGAGGGCGGACATGCAATTGTAGCTTATTATACAAAG GAGTCGCATCCTTTGCACAAAGTGACAATCATGCCACGAGGTCCATCACTTGGCCATACTGCTTATATTCCGGAGAAGGAACGCTATCATGTCACCAAGCAGCAACTTTTGGCCATGATGGATACCATGATGGGAGGTAGAGCAGCAGAGGAATTGATTTTCGGAGCAGACAAAATTACCTCCG GAGCTAGCAGCGATCTGAAGCAGGCCACATCGATCGCTTCGCATATGGTCCGTGACTGGGGCATGTCCGATAAGGTAGGCCTACGTACCATCGAAACGTCCAAAGGGTTCGGAGCCCCCTCAGAAATGCTTTCGCCGTCAACAGTGGAAGGCGTGGATAACGAGATCAAGAAAATTCTCAGTGACAGCTATGAACGGGCAAAAGCAATTCTTAAACAGCATGCCAAAGAACATAAGGCACTGGCAGAAGCGTTGCTTAAGTACGAAACGCTTGACGCAGAGGACATCAAAGCCATTTTGGGTGGGGAGAAGTTGCCCACAGAAGAACATCGATTGGGTTGA